A stretch of Synergistaceae bacterium DNA encodes these proteins:
- a CDS encoding ABC transporter ATP-binding protein, which yields MTDRNGTPSPLLQIRELTLRFGGLVAVNNLSMTVAEGSIAGLIGPNGAGKTTVFNVITGFYRPTAGRVEFDGQLLTGLPPHKTCAAGLSRTFQNIRLFHSETVLQNVMIGSYVRQKGTWWQNMVPFLFPAAAQEERKIRENAMELLEHLGLAEQADAIASSLPYGAQRRLEIARALATRPKLLLLDEPAAGMNPQESMELLSFIRRLRDDFNLTILLIEHDMKVVMGVCEHIWVLDRGLLIANGTPSEIRENPQVIEAYLGQNAPTGQSGENIAEEAAHA from the coding sequence ATGACCGATCGAAACGGAACGCCTTCGCCCCTTCTGCAAATCCGGGAACTGACCCTTCGCTTCGGAGGGCTCGTGGCGGTCAACAATCTGTCGATGACCGTGGCCGAGGGCAGTATCGCCGGGCTGATCGGCCCCAACGGCGCGGGAAAAACCACGGTGTTCAACGTCATCACCGGTTTCTACAGACCCACCGCAGGACGGGTCGAATTTGACGGACAGCTCCTCACCGGACTTCCGCCCCACAAAACCTGCGCGGCCGGTCTCTCCCGTACATTCCAGAATATTCGCCTTTTTCACAGCGAAACAGTGCTGCAGAACGTGATGATTGGAAGTTATGTCCGTCAAAAAGGAACCTGGTGGCAGAACATGGTCCCCTTCCTGTTCCCGGCGGCCGCTCAGGAAGAGAGAAAAATTCGCGAGAACGCCATGGAACTTCTGGAACACCTTGGTCTCGCCGAACAGGCCGACGCCATTGCCTCCTCCCTTCCCTACGGAGCCCAGAGGCGCCTGGAAATCGCCAGAGCTCTGGCCACACGGCCCAAACTGCTCCTTCTGGACGAGCCCGCGGCGGGAATGAATCCCCAGGAGTCCATGGAACTTTTGAGTTTCATCCGCAGACTTCGGGACGATTTCAACCTGACCATCCTGCTGATCGAACACGACATGAAGGTGGTTATGGGGGTCTGCGAGCACATCTGGGTCCTGGATCGGGGTCTGCTGATCGCCAACGGAACACCTTCGGAAATACGGGAGAATCCGCAGGTCATTGAGGCGTATCTCGGGCAGAACGCCCCGACCGGACAGTCCGGCGAAAACATCGCAGAGGAGGCCGCTCATGCTTGA
- a CDS encoding branched-chain amino acid ABC transporter permease, with product MTLNMFVQHTVNALGLGSLYGLIAIGYTMVYGILRLINFAHGDIFMLGAYFVFFTTIQFKLPWELGVAIAILGATICGLLVDRIAYRPLRSAPRISALISAIGVSFFLENLATVVFTGMPRAVVQPPWLMRPILLGEVRLVPLGIMVPVISFVLVALLLWIVYKTKPGLAMRSISFDIETTRLMGVSVDKIIALTFALGSALAALAGIMWALRYPRVEPFMGVFPGFKAFIAAVFGGIGSIPGAMVGGVILGFVEIMSIAFFPTLSGYKDAFAFILLIIILLVRPTGLMGEKLEEKI from the coding sequence TTGACTCTGAATATGTTCGTTCAGCATACCGTCAATGCGCTGGGACTGGGCTCACTTTACGGACTCATTGCCATTGGATACACCATGGTATACGGAATCCTGCGGCTCATCAACTTCGCCCACGGAGACATTTTCATGCTGGGCGCTTATTTTGTGTTCTTCACCACCATTCAGTTCAAACTCCCCTGGGAGCTGGGGGTGGCCATCGCCATTCTCGGAGCCACGATCTGCGGTCTGCTGGTGGATCGCATCGCTTATCGCCCCCTGCGAAGCGCCCCTCGTATCTCCGCGCTGATCAGCGCCATAGGCGTGTCGTTTTTCCTGGAGAACCTTGCCACCGTGGTCTTCACCGGAATGCCTCGCGCCGTGGTGCAGCCGCCCTGGCTCATGCGCCCCATCCTCCTGGGAGAGGTGCGACTCGTTCCTCTGGGAATCATGGTCCCCGTTATTTCCTTCGTTCTCGTGGCTCTCCTGCTCTGGATCGTCTACAAAACGAAGCCGGGTCTGGCTATGCGCTCCATCTCCTTTGACATCGAAACGACCCGTCTGATGGGAGTTTCCGTGGATAAAATCATCGCGCTGACTTTTGCCCTGGGTTCCGCGCTGGCCGCACTGGCCGGCATCATGTGGGCCCTGCGCTATCCGCGGGTGGAGCCCTTCATGGGGGTATTCCCGGGCTTCAAGGCCTTCATCGCGGCGGTATTCGGCGGAATCGGCTCCATACCCGGCGCGATGGTCGGCGGCGTGATTCTGGGATTCGTCGAGATCATGTCCATTGCCTTCTTCCCCACGCTTTCCGGCTACAAGGATGCCTTCGCCTTCATTCTCCTCATCATCATTCTTCTGGTCAGGCCCACAGGACTGATGGGCGAGAAGCTGGAGGAAAAAATATGA
- a CDS encoding branched-chain amino acid ABC transporter permease, whose product MNKKTRNFILNAIALAALVAFLAWAPANLDRYRLRIINLIAINAILGLSLNLIYGMTGMFSLGHAGFMAIGAYVSALLILTAEQKTAMWILEPIMPWLLPLHTPFIVSLIAAGLVAAFFGLLIALPVLRLGGDYLGIATLGFAEIIRILIVNLTPVTNGSLGLKGIPAHTDLWMSYGCLFVVLIFMIRLMKSNFGNVLRAVRDDEIAARTMGINTFRTRVLAFTIGSFGGGLGGALMGNLITAIDPKMFMITQTYSLLMIVVVGGLGSITGSIIGAVLITTMLEWLRIVENPLTIGSFHIPGIPGMRMVIFSVLLILVIIFRREGIMGTREFSWDWFFPKEKNDKKGKREISAKEGGDVR is encoded by the coding sequence ATGAACAAAAAAACACGCAATTTCATCCTCAACGCCATCGCGCTGGCGGCTCTCGTCGCCTTCCTGGCCTGGGCTCCCGCAAATCTGGATCGCTACAGACTGCGGATCATCAACCTCATCGCCATCAACGCCATCCTGGGACTTTCCCTCAACCTGATCTACGGAATGACTGGCATGTTTTCCCTGGGGCACGCGGGGTTTATGGCCATCGGGGCCTATGTTTCCGCGCTTTTGATTCTGACGGCCGAGCAAAAGACTGCCATGTGGATTCTGGAGCCCATCATGCCCTGGCTTCTGCCCCTTCATACTCCCTTCATCGTTTCTCTGATCGCGGCCGGACTGGTGGCGGCCTTCTTCGGCCTGCTGATCGCCCTGCCCGTACTGAGGCTGGGGGGAGACTACCTGGGAATCGCCACTTTGGGATTCGCCGAAATTATCCGCATTCTGATCGTCAACCTGACCCCTGTGACCAACGGTTCTCTGGGGCTGAAAGGAATTCCCGCCCATACCGACCTGTGGATGAGTTACGGGTGCCTCTTCGTGGTCCTCATATTCATGATCCGCCTCATGAAAAGCAATTTCGGCAACGTCCTCCGCGCCGTTCGCGACGATGAAATCGCGGCTCGTACCATGGGAATCAACACCTTCCGGACCCGGGTGCTGGCCTTTACGATCGGATCCTTCGGAGGCGGGCTCGGCGGCGCGCTGATGGGAAATCTGATCACGGCTATCGATCCCAAAATGTTCATGATCACCCAGACCTACAGCCTGCTGATGATCGTGGTCGTGGGCGGGCTGGGCTCCATTACAGGCAGCATTATCGGCGCGGTTCTCATCACCACCATGCTGGAGTGGCTGAGAATTGTCGAAAATCCGCTCACTATCGGGTCTTTTCACATCCCTGGGATCCCCGGCATGCGCATGGTGATCTTCTCCGTGCTGCTGATTCTGGTCATCATCTTCCGACGGGAGGGCATCATGGGAACCCGGGAATTTTCCTGGGACTGGTTCTTCCCGAAAGAAAAGAACGATAAAAAAGGCAAACGAGAAATTTCCGCCAAAGAGGGAGGCGATGTCAGATGA
- a CDS encoding AbgT family transporter, translating into MSREVGAAEKKGKFESFIKWIEIIGNKFPHPFWLFVLLSLIVIFLSYWLAQKGVSVTYMAAKAGEAPTEAKAAVVNLLNYDSLRAFLAGFVRTYVNFAPLGLVLTMMLGIGLVEQTGMISALMRKLILGAPNSLVTAVVAIVGINANLASDAGIILTPVIAAAVFKALGRNPWVGIAAGYAAASGGFTANLFVAGTDALLAGITKSAIEGAANIPPDVPVHPLINWYFMIAATFVLTFLTVYVTEKYTVKLLGDTTGATDAEELKQHAVTPAENRGLLLAFVALVLYVGLIVWLTYPQGSLFRNPKDGSIVPSSPLLSSVMPILFFLFFFVGIAYGLGSGTIRKSEDIPKLMGKGISGSIGFMVVVLPASLFVELFRMSRFDVILSVRGADWLKAMNLGGVPLLLMFIVLVTFLNLFMMSGSAKWLILAPIFVPMFAQVGFTPALTQVAYRVGDSCTNIITPLSYYLPVVIGLLEQYKKEGDPEVGIGTVISMAMPYTLFYIVGFTILLIAWYLLGLPLGPGVSSLLV; encoded by the coding sequence ATGAGCAGAGAAGTCGGTGCAGCTGAGAAAAAAGGCAAATTCGAAAGTTTCATCAAGTGGATCGAAATCATCGGGAATAAATTTCCCCATCCCTTTTGGCTGTTCGTTCTGTTGTCCCTGATAGTCATTTTTCTTTCGTACTGGCTGGCTCAGAAGGGCGTCTCGGTTACCTACATGGCGGCTAAGGCGGGAGAGGCTCCCACGGAAGCAAAAGCCGCTGTCGTCAACCTTCTGAACTACGACTCACTGCGGGCGTTCCTGGCCGGCTTTGTGAGAACCTACGTCAACTTCGCGCCGCTGGGCCTGGTGCTGACCATGATGCTTGGCATCGGCCTCGTAGAGCAGACGGGCATGATCTCCGCCCTGATGCGCAAGCTCATCCTTGGCGCGCCCAACTCGCTGGTGACGGCAGTTGTGGCCATCGTGGGAATCAACGCCAACCTGGCCTCCGACGCGGGAATCATCCTCACTCCCGTCATCGCGGCAGCCGTATTCAAGGCACTGGGACGCAATCCCTGGGTGGGCATCGCCGCGGGCTACGCGGCCGCCAGCGGAGGGTTCACCGCAAACCTTTTCGTGGCCGGAACGGACGCCCTGCTGGCGGGAATCACGAAATCCGCCATTGAAGGAGCAGCCAATATTCCTCCTGATGTCCCCGTCCATCCGCTCATCAACTGGTATTTCATGATCGCGGCTACCTTCGTTCTGACTTTCCTCACGGTCTACGTCACCGAGAAGTACACGGTCAAACTTCTGGGAGACACCACCGGAGCGACGGACGCTGAAGAACTCAAACAACACGCCGTGACGCCCGCCGAGAACCGTGGGCTTCTGCTGGCTTTTGTGGCGCTCGTTCTTTACGTCGGACTCATCGTCTGGCTGACGTACCCCCAAGGCTCCCTTTTCCGCAATCCGAAGGACGGGTCCATCGTTCCTTCCTCCCCGCTCCTCAGCAGCGTCATGCCCATCCTCTTCTTCCTCTTCTTCTTCGTGGGCATCGCCTACGGCCTGGGCTCCGGAACCATCCGAAAAAGCGAGGACATTCCCAAATTGATGGGCAAGGGAATTTCCGGCAGCATCGGTTTTATGGTCGTGGTGCTTCCGGCTTCTCTGTTCGTGGAGCTTTTCCGCATGAGCCGCTTTGACGTCATCCTCTCGGTGAGGGGCGCGGACTGGCTCAAGGCCATGAACCTGGGCGGCGTACCGCTGCTGCTGATGTTCATCGTGCTCGTGACGTTCCTGAACCTTTTCATGATGAGCGGTTCCGCCAAATGGCTGATTCTTGCTCCCATTTTCGTCCCCATGTTCGCTCAGGTGGGGTTCACCCCGGCTCTCACGCAGGTGGCCTACCGGGTGGGAGATTCCTGCACCAACATCATCACGCCTCTTTCCTACTACCTGCCTGTGGTGATCGGGCTTTTGGAACAGTACAAAAAGGAAGGCGATCCGGAGGTTGGGATCGGCACGGTCATTTCCATGGCCATGCCCTACACTCTGTTCTACATCGTGGGCTTCACGATTCTCCTGATCGCGTGGTATCTCCTGGGTCTGCCTCTGGGACCCGGCGTCTCCTCTTTGCTCGTCTGA
- a CDS encoding ABC transporter substrate-binding protein — translation MRKLLTGMMICLLAAGASYGADDVIKIGFFNCLTGQNAFGGQLELEGAELAHAEIPEVLGKKIELIVVDNKSDKVEAANAVTRLIDRDKVNAIIGTYGSSLAIAGGEVAETAGIPVMGTSCTNPLVTLHKRFYFRACFIDPFQGSGAATYAIRSLGFKKAAILTDVANDYSVGLSSFFKQAFSKLGGQVVSEMRYQSGDQDFTAQLTEIISKKPDIVFLPAYFSEGAIILKQAKELGATFRFMGGDAMDNPEVVTLGGEAVEGFMHTTFAYDPSMKDMNPVAQNFTEKWKKAHPNKDPNVNAALGYDAYILIADAIRRAGSADPAHIRDALEQTKDVPTVTGITTMNATHDAEKELGIVEIRNGKKLFIGTIKPEV, via the coding sequence ATGCGCAAACTATTGACGGGAATGATGATTTGCCTTCTTGCGGCAGGCGCTTCCTACGGGGCCGACGATGTGATCAAAATCGGGTTCTTCAACTGTCTGACGGGGCAAAACGCCTTCGGCGGACAGCTGGAACTGGAGGGCGCGGAGCTGGCCCACGCGGAAATTCCTGAAGTGCTGGGCAAAAAGATCGAACTTATTGTGGTGGACAACAAATCGGACAAGGTCGAGGCGGCCAATGCGGTCACCCGCCTGATCGACAGGGACAAGGTCAATGCCATTATCGGAACCTATGGCTCCTCTCTGGCCATAGCGGGAGGTGAAGTCGCGGAGACCGCCGGAATTCCCGTGATGGGAACATCCTGCACCAATCCCCTCGTCACCCTGCATAAGAGGTTTTATTTCCGCGCCTGCTTCATTGATCCTTTCCAGGGTTCCGGCGCGGCCACCTACGCCATCCGGTCGCTGGGCTTCAAAAAAGCGGCGATTCTCACGGATGTGGCCAACGACTACAGCGTCGGCCTGAGCAGTTTCTTCAAACAGGCCTTCTCCAAACTGGGAGGTCAGGTCGTCTCTGAAATGAGGTATCAGTCGGGAGACCAGGACTTTACGGCGCAGCTCACCGAAATCATCTCCAAAAAACCGGACATCGTCTTTCTTCCCGCCTATTTCTCCGAGGGCGCCATCATCCTGAAGCAGGCGAAGGAACTGGGGGCCACGTTCCGGTTCATGGGCGGAGACGCCATGGACAACCCCGAGGTCGTCACCCTGGGAGGCGAGGCCGTGGAGGGCTTCATGCACACCACCTTCGCCTACGACCCCTCCATGAAGGACATGAACCCGGTGGCGCAGAATTTCACTGAAAAGTGGAAAAAGGCCCATCCCAACAAGGATCCCAATGTCAACGCCGCGCTGGGCTATGACGCCTACATTCTCATCGCAGACGCCATTCGTCGGGCGGGCAGTGCCGACCCGGCGCACATCCGCGACGCGCTGGAGCAGACGAAGGACGTTCCCACCGTCACGGGAATCACCACCATGAACGCCACCCATGACGCCGAAAAAGAGCTGGGAATCGTCGAAATCCGGAACGGTAAAAAACTGTTCATCGGAACCATCAAACCCGAAGTGTAG